CATACAAGGCCGCGACAAGAAGGGCGCGCGGTTGAAAATCTCGAACGGCAAGGCTACAGGTGCTATTTGCCTTTGCTTACGATCGAGAGGATTCGGCGCGGAAAGCAGTGCGTCGTGGTCGAGCCCATGTTCGCGCGTTATCTCTTCATCGAACTCGACGATAGTGGAACCGGCCAAAGCTGGGCCCCTATTCGATCTACAAAGGGTGTCAGCCGGCTCGTGATGTTCGGAGGCCGAGCGGCTAAAGTGGAAGAGGCGTTGATATCGGTGCTGCGCGCGCCGGCCGAAATCGAAGCCAGGCATCCCGAACGGTTATTTACGCCGGGAGAGCGGGTTCGAATGGTCGAAGGTGCGTTTGCCGGCATTGAAGCCGTCTACCAGATGAGTGACGGCAACCAGCGCGCGATGGTGTTGATCGAGTTGTTAAGCCGGCCTGTGCGGCTGACCGTACCGATAGCGCAGTTGACGAAGGCTTGAGGGGGGAGCGTCCCCATTGACTGGCGGTGCGCCTAGATGGACGTATCCATCGGCGTGCCAAGCAGCGAGTATTGGATTTCGTGGTAGAGAATACCGATCATCTTCAGCTGCGCTTAGCCAATCGCGCCATGGCAGGGCGGTAGCATGCGCGAGCGAGGCTGAGCCGGCCTTACCTTCCTGGTAGTCGGGGGTTTCAATGATCATTAGCCGCACGCCGTTCAGAATCTCTTTTTTTGGAGGCGGAACGGATTACCCTCGTTGGTATAGGGATCATGGCGGATCCGTTCTGGCAACGACCATCAACAAATACTGCTACATCTCGTGCCGGCCATTGCCGCCGTTCTTCGATCATAAATATCGAATCGTTTACTCTCGTATTGAAAATGCAAAAACGATCAATCAGATCGAGCACCCGTCGGTGCATGCCGTACTCAATTGGGCGGAGGTCGAAGAAGGGCTCGAGATACATCATGATGGCGATCTTC
The sequence above is a segment of the Trinickia acidisoli genome. Coding sequences within it:
- the rfaH gene encoding transcription/translation regulatory transformer protein RfaH — translated: MNWYLVHTRPRQEGRAVENLERQGYRCYLPLLTIERIRRGKQCVVVEPMFARYLFIELDDSGTGQSWAPIRSTKGVSRLVMFGGRAAKVEEALISVLRAPAEIEARHPERLFTPGERVRMVEGAFAGIEAVYQMSDGNQRAMVLIELLSRPVRLTVPIAQLTKA